The Camelina sativa cultivar DH55 chromosome 14, Cs, whole genome shotgun sequence genome includes a window with the following:
- the LOC104744037 gene encoding gibberellin 2-beta-dioxygenase 7-like — MYIFVVVVKQMVAAAKEWGFFQIVNHGIPKEVFEMMLVEEKKLFDRPFSSKVGESISGLSKNSYRWGNPNASSPAQYSFSEAFHITLSEITKFSDDRNNFRTTVDLYVQEIARVTQLICEVLGKQVNVNSKYFENIYELKNSFLRLNKYHPRVFGSEVFGLVPHTDTSFLTILFQDQIGGLELKKNEQWISVKPCSEALTVNIGDMFQALSNGVYQSVRHRVISPVNMERLSIAFFVCPNLETEIEYFGHPKKYRRFSFREYKEQSERDVKETGDKVGLSRFLN, encoded by the exons atgtacatatttgttgtagtggtgAAACAAATGGTTGCAGCTGCCAAAGAGTGGGGTTTTTTTCAAATTGTGAACCATGGGATCCCCAAAGAAGTCTTTGAGATGATGTTGGTCGAAGAGAAGAAACTCTTTGACCGACCCTTTTCCTCCAAAGTCGGGGAAAGTATTTCGGGCTTATCGAAGAATAGTTACCGGTGGGGAAACCCTAACGCCTCTTCTCCCGCTCAGTACTCATTCTCGGAAGCATTTCACATCACTCTTTCAGAGATTACAAAGTTTTCTGATGATCGCAACAACTTCAG aACAACCGTTGATTTGTATGTGCAAGAGATCGCTCGAGTGACACAATTAATATGTGAAGTACTGGGGAAACAAGTGAACGTGAATTCTAAGTATTTTGAAAACATTTACGAGCTTAAAAACAGTTTTCTAAGGCTCAATAAGTACCATCCTCGTGTTTTTGGTTCTGaagtgtttggtttggttcctCATACCGATACAAGTTTCCTCACTATACTCTTTCAAGATCAAATCGGAGGActagaattgaaaaaaaatgaacaatggATCAGCGTAAAACCTTGCTCGGAGGCCCTTACTGTCAACATTGGGGATATGTTTCAG GCACTGAGTAATGGAGTGTACCAGAGCGTGAGACATAGAGTGATTTCTCCGGTAAACATGGAGAGACTGTCGATAGCTTTCTTCGTATGTCCTAATCTTGAAACCGAGATAGAATACTTCGGGCATCCAAAGAAGTATAGAAGGTTCAGTTTCAGAGAGTACAAGGAGCAGAGTGAACGTGATGTTAAAGAAACTGGTGATAAGGTAGGCTTGTCCAGGTTTCTCAATTGA